The Ponticoccus alexandrii genome has a segment encoding these proteins:
- a CDS encoding amino acid ABC transporter permease: MEFDLFIQYGPALLKGFGVTLLCWIVGSFGGALLGFVIACLMRWSAAPVRWILSAYVELIRGTPFMIQLFLLYYGGPYLGLVLSPVQAGIVSFVVYGSPYFAEIFRSGFQAIPKGQIEAARAIGIREFTILRRIMLPQMLVLITAPLTNFVIILSKETAILSVVTVPELLFETQTMAAETFTYVEPFLVLSLFYWLLVVVTAELGRRIEIRSTRHLKRTASST; encoded by the coding sequence ATGGAATTCGATCTTTTCATCCAATACGGCCCGGCGCTTCTGAAGGGGTTCGGCGTAACGCTTCTGTGCTGGATCGTCGGGTCCTTCGGCGGTGCGCTGCTTGGCTTCGTCATTGCGTGCCTGATGCGCTGGTCCGCCGCGCCCGTGCGCTGGATCCTGTCGGCTTACGTCGAACTGATCCGTGGCACGCCCTTCATGATCCAGCTTTTCCTGCTGTACTATGGCGGCCCTTACCTGGGCCTCGTGCTAAGCCCGGTCCAGGCGGGTATCGTCAGTTTCGTGGTCTACGGCAGCCCCTATTTCGCGGAAATCTTCCGGTCGGGTTTCCAGGCAATCCCGAAAGGGCAGATCGAAGCGGCACGGGCCATCGGGATCAGAGAATTCACGATCCTGCGACGGATCATGCTGCCGCAGATGCTGGTGCTGATCACCGCCCCGCTGACCAATTTCGTCATCATCCTCAGCAAGGAAACGGCCATCCTGTCGGTCGTGACGGTGCCGGAACTGCTGTTCGAAACGCAGACAATGGCGGCCGAAACCTTCACCTATGTCGAACCTTTCCTGGTTCTTTCCCTCTTCTACTGGCTTCTGGTGGTCGTGACCGCCGAGCTTGGCCGCCGCATCGAGATCCGTTCAACACGGCATCTCAAGCGCACGGCCTCTTCCACGTAA
- a CDS encoding amino acid ABC transporter ATP-binding protein — protein sequence MTQTENSSSSPIITVRNMSKWFGGFKALDSIDLDVNRSEVLCLIGPSGSGKSTLLRCLNFLEHYDEGEVRKDGVLIGWQEGDAKPRKPLKPAALREQRHHIGMVFQQFNLWPHFSARQNVAEALRQVKGLSADEADSRAMDALRKVNLGDKAENFPSGLSGGQQQRVAIARAIAMEPDIMLFDEPTSALDPELVGEVLTVMKDMAAEGMTMVVVTHEMGFAAHAADRVAFLESGRLVTCRPPGEIFGAEPSDARLRSFLQTYRERNVV from the coding sequence ATGACACAGACTGAAAACTCCTCGTCCAGCCCGATCATCACGGTGCGGAACATGTCGAAATGGTTCGGCGGGTTCAAGGCGCTCGACTCCATCGACCTGGATGTGAACCGCTCCGAGGTGCTGTGCCTTATCGGACCGTCCGGGTCCGGCAAAAGCACGCTGTTGCGCTGCCTCAACTTCCTCGAACATTACGACGAGGGCGAAGTGCGCAAGGACGGTGTGCTGATCGGCTGGCAGGAAGGCGACGCCAAGCCGCGCAAGCCGTTGAAACCCGCCGCGCTGCGCGAACAGCGCCATCACATCGGCATGGTGTTTCAGCAGTTCAACCTTTGGCCGCATTTCTCAGCCCGTCAGAACGTGGCAGAGGCGTTGCGGCAGGTCAAAGGCCTGTCCGCCGACGAAGCCGACAGCCGCGCCATGGACGCGCTGCGAAAGGTGAACCTGGGCGACAAGGCCGAGAACTTTCCCTCGGGCCTGTCGGGTGGGCAGCAACAGCGGGTGGCGATCGCGCGTGCCATCGCGATGGAACCCGACATCATGCTGTTCGACGAACCGACCTCGGCGCTGGACCCGGAACTGGTGGGCGAGGTGCTGACCGTGATGAAGGACATGGCCGCAGAGGGCATGACCATGGTGGTCGTCACCCATGAAATGGGCTTTGCCGCTCATGCCGCCGACCGCGTGGCATTTCTGGAAAGCGGCCGGTTGGTGACCTGTCGCCCGCCGGGCGAAATTTTCGGTGCCGAGCCAAGCGACGCGCGGCTGCGCAGCTTCCTGCAAACCTATCGCGAACGCAACGTGGTCTGA
- the hisC gene encoding histidinol-phosphate transaminase: protein MPDQNIPHPIPVPSVEAIDFPALPLMPEAGGRPSGDLARLNLNEAPMSPSPLALAAAQEALADSHRYPDHHAGALAGTIAARTGITADRIVFGNGSGELLVQCAQVALDRGDEAVMPDPTFPTCGKGVQMTGAHIVKVPLRPDGANDVAAMLSAITPRTRLLYLCTPNNPTGNLLGEAELERAIREVPATCLLVIDEAYFEFAGGGGEPDTLTLLRSRTGPWVVTRTFSKAYCMAGLRVGYALCSDEGLKRGFSRIRHNFNVSRPSLAAARAAFEDEAYMRAAVAETVARREQLRAGLERLGFAVLPSFANFLTVRFNGSAAALAQALHGQGIAVQALGWPDANGSLRITIGAAEENERVLAAIENQLEAA from the coding sequence ATGCCCGATCAGAACATTCCGCATCCGATCCCTGTCCCGAGTGTCGAGGCGATCGATTTTCCGGCCCTGCCGTTGATGCCCGAGGCGGGCGGACGCCCGTCCGGCGATCTGGCGCGGCTGAACCTGAACGAAGCGCCGATGTCACCCTCGCCGCTGGCGCTGGCGGCGGCGCAAGAGGCGCTGGCCGACAGCCACCGTTATCCCGATCACCACGCTGGCGCGCTGGCGGGCACGATTGCGGCCCGGACAGGCATTACGGCGGATCGGATCGTGTTCGGCAATGGCTCGGGCGAGTTGCTGGTTCAATGCGCGCAGGTCGCGCTGGACCGCGGCGACGAGGCGGTGATGCCGGACCCGACCTTTCCGACCTGCGGCAAGGGCGTGCAGATGACCGGCGCCCATATCGTCAAGGTCCCCCTGCGCCCGGACGGGGCCAACGACGTCGCGGCGATGCTGTCGGCGATTACGCCCCGCACGCGGCTGCTCTACCTGTGTACGCCGAACAACCCGACCGGAAACCTTCTGGGTGAAGCCGAACTTGAACGCGCGATCCGCGAGGTGCCCGCAACCTGCCTTCTGGTGATCGACGAGGCCTATTTCGAGTTTGCCGGCGGCGGCGGCGAGCCCGATACCCTGACCCTGCTGCGCAGCCGCACCGGACCCTGGGTCGTGACACGCACCTTTTCCAAGGCCTATTGCATGGCCGGGCTGCGGGTCGGCTATGCGCTGTGTTCGGACGAGGGGCTGAAGCGCGGGTTCAGCCGCATCCGGCACAACTTCAACGTTTCGCGGCCTTCGCTTGCCGCGGCGCGGGCGGCCTTCGAGGACGAGGCGTATATGCGTGCGGCGGTGGCCGAAACCGTCGCCCGGCGTGAACAACTGCGCGCAGGGCTGGAGCGGCTCGGGTTTGCCGTGCTTCCCAGTTTCGCCAATTTCCTGACCGTGCGGTTCAACGGTTCCGCTGCCGCGCTGGCGCAGGCGCTGCACGGGCAGGGGATTGCGGTGCAGGCGCTGGGTTGGCCCGATGCCAATGGATCGCTGCGCATCACCATCGGCGCGGCAGAGGAAAACGAACGCGTTCTTGCGGCAATCGAAAACCAACTGGAGGCCGCGTGA